The genomic stretch tttaccttctcatagaatttctgcgtttcactggcacggtatagctgctccagctcctcatgcttACGATCCCCTTGCTGgtgcttctttcgtctgagaatcgtggtcatgtcgttccgtgcccgtttgtaattggccttgttctctctcgttgacctgcccaggtatatcgctcatgtccggttcttctcattcaccgctgcctcgcactccccgtcataccagtcgtttctgccactcggtgctcccactcctagtgtcgctgttgcggtctccacgatagctgtgcgaatgctgcaccagccgtcttcgagaggcaatgcgcccagcccctccgccgtgggtagcaccgcttcaagctgttgcgcgtattcctccgcagcttgggagttccggagctgcttgatgttgagccgcggggttcggcgatgtcctcaggaagctgcgaagttgacgcatctctggccgttgtcgttcgtcacggtgtgcaggctatgcgggccgatcaccggcttgtacatttcttccctaccgatctgcgcgttcttgtccccgatgacgatcttgatgtctctacgcgagatTGTAGAGttcctccagctgtgcgtagaactcttctttctctacatcgagtcttccttcgtgagggcagtgcacattgaggatagtgtagtgtagaaccggccttttattctcaacaaacacaacctgtcgctgatcgcctgccacttgatcacacgactctgcatcctgcccagcactataaagccggtacccagctcattggttgtgccgccgctccggtagtactgtgccctgcggccacaaatcctccgtaccttctctcctttccggcaaagctcctagagcgcaacgatgtcgaagtggcggggttctagctgatccagcagaatccgaacgccacccggggcgttcagcgatctacagttccatgtaccgagcttccaatcgtcgtctttatttcgtcgcctaggtcgttgccaattgttccggtccgtattcaattcttgattattcgtagtattttaatgtttcggcatgctgccttactagggctgcggatgcctagtctcgcgacggggctgccgtattgggtgtagctggcgagacgccgcatatcataattcagccgtccgctccggatcagacgcccctaacatggggaacagacgctcggacaagctgccctcctaggagtgcagctcccccttccctgtcagcatacgaccaagttcccaccggttcactgatcttcccttggtgtctcgtatcccagtcggtaccacgtggttgctgggcattatgcttggaccacactggggtctattttatgccaactagtacgggtgtactgctggtacgcactgcccagccgtttaccaacctatCCGGACCCATCCTTTCCAACTGATTTGTTGCTCTTGAGCTGCTGAATAGCATCCTTGACTTCACTTATCATGGGGGCAGTATGTCTCCCTCATTCTCTCATTGACGAATTCGTTCCTCCTACCGTCTTGATCCTCTGCCTTTCATTGTAGTACAGCTCTCACCTGTTGATCACCTCACGTTCATTCGAGAATATTTCTCCATCTTTATCCCGACAAATTTCAGATCGTGGCACAAAGCCTGCGCGGTATGCGTTCAGTTTCTTATAGAATTTACGTGTTTCTTGAGATCGATACAGCTCCATTTTCTCACACTCCAGCTCTTCCGGGCGAAGTTTTTTGTCCCGGAAAAGATGGGTCTGCTGTCTTCGTTTCTGTTTGTATCGACTCATGTTATAACGGGTTCTTTGTCGTTACGTCGATTTCTCTAGACGAATCcaacagcaccttccgttgcATTGTCAATGGCTGTTTTCACAGAACTCCAGCAGTCCTCAAGAGGGGTTTCGGTAAGCTTCTTCTCATCCGGCAACACTACCTCAAGGCATTACGCGTACCGATCCAGATCATACCGCGGCGGGCGACGGtagcggatgttgttgacaaCCGAAAGTCTTTCGCGCATCAGGAGATAGTGGTTAGAAAGGACGTTTGCGCGACGAACgtcgataatatccgagaagtgccTTTCGTCAATCAAAACATGATTGATTTGTGTTTCAGTCTGTTGTGGCGATCTCCAGGAGTACTGATATGGGAGGCTATGCTGGATGTAGGCTTAGTATGGGCATATTCTAGAAAGCGGAAAGTCAATGAGTCGAAAGCCGTTTTCGTTCGTGAGCCGGTGTGCGCTGAACTTTTCAATAACCGGCTTGAATTTCTCCTCCTGAACAACCTGAGCGTTGAGATCTACAAAAACTATTTTgacgtcatgttttgggcagctatcgtatgcaCGCTTTAGCTACGCGTAAAAGGACGTTCTTATCGTCATCGTAACTTCCCAGTTAAGGGCAATGCACGTTAATGATGCGTCGGccgttgaagaaacggcctctaatcctcaacttgcacattctgTTGTCGATTGCCCATCACCGAATCACACGCTTCTACATTTTGCCCATCGCAATGAAAGCTGTGCCCAGCTcgtgtgtgttgccgcagctctggtaggtGGTGTAACCATCTATATACGTATGTACCGATagtcccttccagcatacctcctgcagtaCTTCAATATCGACCTTGGTGGCTCTCAATAAGGAGATCCAAgcttccaatcgttagtccgtttcgTTGCCGAGGTCTAAGCCAATTTTTCCGGTCCGTATTAACATTAGTTACCTTCAGTATTGATTGTTTCAACGGATGTCTTGTAAGGCCTACACCAACCCCTAGTCTCGCTGGAGTACCATGGTGACTGGACTGTTGAGAGTCCCACACtggcaccaggacgttgatcagtcCCCCTATCCtgcgctgttttgagccgcaccgtCTTGTCCAACAGACGCTCGGATtgacgaagcatttcctctaccgccaaGATATGGTTACGCGCCCATGATCGCGTCACATCTTCCCACTTAACTATTGACGGAAGACAACATTGCCGCTCCTTCCacgttgtcaactcaccatttgaatcctacagtgaaaacgttttcatttgattttcagcgtttcaatttttttggaaatttattactttgagtTTTGTAGAATGAACTGCAAAGAAACCGCAATCCGAAAGGTCCGTTCTTGGATCAACTTGGATAACGACCTCTGTTTGAATTCAATTTTCGCTTTACCTGAGGAACGGTGAAGATGATTTGGTTTGATTTTAAGCAAATTTTAACGCGTGAAATATTTCACCAAAGTATAAAAACTCGTTTCAAGGAAGAAAATTTGGTGTGGTGtggttgtaattttcgaagaatttcgctAGTGAAATTGTTTTTAATCAGCACCGGTTGAACAGcagttttcagtatcgataacGAGTACATTAAGAGCTGTGGGTATATTCAAAAAATCTAGTCAAATGTTCAGTTCTCTAGTTTAGTGATGCTTCtgctctaaatttttttttaatttcattgatTGGCtaatgagcaattccacaaaagaCGGGAAATCACAAAACTTTCAAGCtcgttttaatttttgttgatATAATTCACTAATGACAAATCGCAAATAGTCGTTTTCTGGTagtgatcgatcaaaattttgttaccaATTTCAAaatccctacagtgaaaacgttttcatttgattttcagcgtttcaatttttttggaaatttattactttgagtTTTGTAGAATTAACTGCAAAGAAACCGCAATCCGAAAGGTCCGTTCTTGGATCAACTTGGATAACGACCTCTGTTTGAATTCAATTTTCGCTTTACCTGAGAAACGGTGAAGATGATTTGGTTTGATTTTAAGCAAATTTTAACGCGTGAAATATTTCACCAAAGTATAAAAACTCGTTTCAAGGAAGAAAATTTGGTGTGGTGtggttgtaattttcgaagaatttcgctAGTGAAATTGTTTTTAATCAGCACCGGTTGAACAGcagttttcagtatcgataacGAGTACATTAAGAGCTGTGGGTATATTCAAAAAATCTAGTCAAATGTTCAGTTCTCTAGTTTAGTGATGCTTCtgctctaaatttttttttaatttcattgatTGGCtaatgagcaattccacaaaagaCGGGAAATCACAAAACTTTCAAGCtcgttttaatttttgttgatATAATTCACTAATGACAAATCGCAAATAGTCGTTTTCTGGTagtgatcgatcaaaattttgttaccaATTTAAAAATTGTATCATTGTAAATGATTTAACTTTGCGGTAACATAAATTAAAATTGCGTATTGAAGAACAAAGTATTCATATACGAAGTATACATATATACtttagaacttttttttagaaagttaTAAAACTTTCCAAAACGccattgaaatatttcatttgacaaaatcgaaagtTGTTAAAGGCAAATTAAGCGTAAAATAAATCATATAGAATGCACTGAAAGTGTTCCTGGGCACTAAAAGTTGTATTGGGGTTATTAGATAAAACCCATTGTGGTATAGTAAATTACAGTGGATGGATAATCAGCATTTCAAAGCTGCAACCGCATCCACATTACCACAAAAACGCGGTAgtatgatttttgttttatgtagGTGGAGTTGCCGTAACGGGTTCGAAAACCACTTGTTTGATAACTAGGAAGTGATATATtataattattcaaatttggtgattCTGTTGGCACGATTTCACAgggaaaaattttcaagaaTCATATTCGAGTATAgaccaaaaatattaaaatttatagaaTTTTACTGGCCGTaacagtaaaaaataaataaataggatTTTCCTTTATTACGAGGGTGATATACCATAGCGTCAGACCTAGAGTGgacatccattaatgatgtaacgcaaaatttggcaaaaattaactccccccctcccccttgttaCAAACGTCACAACTTTTCTGACCCCCACCCCTCAGtaacgtcacgtttttatatccccccccccttccttggttataattgattgaaaattaggaatttgtaaaaaatgcattttttctaatttgGAACGATGTTACTAAAATATAAACTGAAAGGAAAAGAAGACTataaaagataactagaaaaggcgctTAATCCTTGGTCCTAGCATTttgttgatggagtcgcataacTAACTGCAATTTCATTGCTGATTCCTAAAAGACCATccatatttagttcctcttcttaaAACAATACGCAATCCAAATTTTCTCCACATGGTACAATAACCAATCATTCTTTttcacgttttgtcacaatttactaaaaatacattgaattgcgctgtcattcataaacaaacatgcaCGGCAAAATAGAACTAATGAACATTATGTTttctaaacataaaaaaaataatttcattttATCTCAAGCGAACGTTCAGCAAAAAAGTGATCGTAAAACTATTGTGCATGCAGAGAAATATCGGAAGGGACGGGTCACTCgtctgacaaggattttccagcgaatttcgtagtattttaatataatgtagtctttgattcaacataaaatgtccctaaatatgcgactgtaatattttctaatagttttgattgttttctagtcgcaaaactatgtcaatttaatcaaagaacattaaaactgcattgtactgtgcgagaaataatcatacaaaatgacGTCGCTAGAAATCTTCGCGTCGCTAGACTCaccagcgaattgcagagtagtGCTGCAGCGTCAATATGAATGAATGATGCGATcatcataaatagttctgagttgaactctgtggtaTGGCTatgtgtctttttttttttttttgagttgaaatgtgatgtcacactcaagctaacccccctcccccatatgtcacaaaatgtcacaataatctaAACCCTCTCCTCCCCTAagtgcgtgacatcattaatggatggtctcTAACTGAGACGACAACCATGTCAGGAGATTACACACAGCAGTTCTAGTGAGGCAGCATGATGAAAATTAAATACCACCATATATTCAGTGTACATCGACAGCAGAATAAATTTATAATTCCATTCAATGGTTCAATCCGGATAATTGCGCTAAATTTCATATCTCGGATTCCTCTAGTGAGCGGTTGCGAGCCCTTTTTATAATCACTTGATTACTGTATACAATGTTGTTACGAGCAATTGTTTGTTGTGATACTTAACATGAAAGAGTAAATTATTTCTACAAAACAAACAAGACAAATTTAATTCACTGCTAATTGTTTATAATATTGAACTGTGAACACAAGCGAGGCTGCAGTAAACTTCAAACCATAATCGACAGCTCGTCCATGTAATTCCGTTTCAGTGGGGTTACCTTTCCGGTGTTATAATAACAATGCCTCGGTTAGTTTTATCTATCTGTTCAAAGCCGATGCGATAGTAAAATACCTCCGTTTAAAAGATTTCATTCTCCATTAggcaaaataatcaaatttcatCCGCAATTTGCAACTTTCCAGGTTTACGTCAGTACATCACTCGCCAACCTCTATGAAAGCATCGGCAAAGACGACTGGCGCTTGGTTTACACCGGCATTCCGGTATTGCTGCACGATAAGGGATGCACCCGTTCCCGATGCACTCCAAGGGTAAGCTTCGTGCTTGCCGAAAGGGGCACCTGCTTTGCCCTATGGAAGGACACAATCGACAACCTGTCGGACTACAAGGTGGCTGCAGCCGCCTTTCACACAATGTGTCTCTCAGCAGGTAAGTCCAAACGCTAGCAACGCCCTCGAGCAAGTTATGATTATCTTCACTTCCTCTCTCTTTCAGACCACCGTAAAGTGATTGGTTTCAGCTTCGACTCGAATCAGGCCGCCCGAGAAATGTGGGTGCGCGTCGAGGAGCTGATCAGCAATCCGGAGAACATTGCCCTCTCGGCACCCGGCCGTAAACGCAAATCCAAGAAAGTCACCAAACCCATCGTTCTACCGCCAAAGTCACAAATCTCGCAGCCCTGTCAGTTTCATCACGTGACCAGTGTTACTACTGGTGACGTGCAGCGGTATTTTAGCCTGCAGGCCTTCGTGGCACCACCGGTCAAGCATCGAATGCCGTAGCCAAACCCTGGTGCCAGCCGAGGAAGGGCGGGCCAGACCCATggtttttaatcaattttcatTTCATCATTATTTGTGGACAATTAACATCGAATCGGCAAAGAGGGGCAATATTGCGGCCAGAAAGGTGTGGATAACGAGCCACGGAGagttttttatatttcttcatCATATTTATCCATAATATTTGTGGGTCAATTTGAGCATTGTAAGGCGAAGTACTGCATGACCCCCGTTAAGTGTGGAGTGCGCGAAACAAATTTTCATCAATTGTGTACCTATTTTGGCAGTTGCTGGTGAATGTGGGTAACAACTACGCTTGTGTTGATTCGATAATTGTCGTCGTTATGAGTCGAGATCCCACAGATCTGAAAGCGGTTTGTGctgtcgaacaaaaaaaaaaaaaaacaaaatttgcatAATGGAAATGGCTGTCAATGCAAAGCTTTCCACGTTTC from Wyeomyia smithii strain HCP4-BCI-WySm-NY-G18 chromosome 3, ASM2978416v1, whole genome shotgun sequence encodes the following:
- the LOC129727737 gene encoding uncharacterized protein LOC129727737 isoform X2 — its product is MAHLQRHRLESVSDNSAPSTSSKSDSSDGSASEICEVIQEWSLDPESQSIPSQNSSGSSSSGSSHHHHHHHHHHHRHSQQQQQQQQQQLAAMNGNYINEDDTALDYDAKHDLISLDNGMITDFERAQVESFFSGLGTEVYVSTSLANLYESIGKDDWRLVYTGIPVLLHDKGCTRSRCTPRVSFVLAERGTCFALWKDTIDNLSDYKVAAAAFHTMCLSADHRKVIGFSFDSNQAAREMWVRVEELISNPENIALSAPGRKRKSKKVTKPIVLPPKSQISQPCQFHHVTSVTTGDVQRYFSLQAFVAPPVKHRMP
- the LOC129727737 gene encoding uncharacterized protein LOC129727737 isoform X1; the protein is MRKLLPPPKHMAHLQRHRLESVSDNSAPSTSSKSDSSDGSASEICEVIQEWSLDPESQSIPSQNSSGSSSSGSSHHHHHHHHHHHRHSQQQQQQQQQQLAAMNGNYINEDDTALDYDAKHDLISLDNGMITDFERAQVESFFSGLGTEVYVSTSLANLYESIGKDDWRLVYTGIPVLLHDKGCTRSRCTPRVSFVLAERGTCFALWKDTIDNLSDYKVAAAAFHTMCLSADHRKVIGFSFDSNQAAREMWVRVEELISNPENIALSAPGRKRKSKKVTKPIVLPPKSQISQPCQFHHVTSVTTGDVQRYFSLQAFVAPPVKHRMP